A genomic segment from Nicotiana sylvestris chromosome 1, ASM39365v2, whole genome shotgun sequence encodes:
- the LOC138891225 gene encoding secreted RxLR effector protein 161-like — MEASKVIDTPIATATRLDMDETGSSVNQTTYRGIIGSFLCLTANRPDIVFSVGLCARFHSNPKESHLKSAKKILRYLKGIQDLVLYYPSGDGFNLIGYADADYAGYLVDRKSTSRMAHFLGSCLLSWGTRKQNSVALSSTKAEYVAAVSYCAQLLWIKQQLKDFGVLIESVPLLCDKTNAPNMARNPIQHKRTKHIDVRHHFLRHNVEKWLICMKFCSTEDQNADIFTKALCREHFERNRVKLGMLKPN, encoded by the coding sequence atggaagcatcaaaagtgataGATACTCCCATTGCAACggccactcgactggacatggatgaaactggatctTCTGTGAATCAAACCACGTATAGAGGAATCATTGGGTCTTTTCTCTGTCTCACTGCCAACAGACCTGATATTGTCTTCAGTGTGgggctatgtgcaaggtttcattcaaatcccaaggaatctcatttgaagTCTGCCAAAAAAATTCTGAGATACCTTAAAGGAATACAGGACTTGGTTCTTTATTATCCCTCAGGCGACGGTTTTAATCTCATTGGATATGCTGATGCAGACTATGCcggttatcttgtggacaggaaaagcacttctAGAATGGCTCACTTTCTAGGATCATGTCTCCTCTCATGGGGaacaaggaagcaaaattcagtggctctttcaTCAACTAAAGCAGAATATGTAGCTGCAGTGTCCTACTGTGCTCAACTTCTATGGATTAAGCAGCAACTGAAAGATTTTGGGGTACTTATTGAGAGTGTGCCTCTTCTATGTGACAAAACCAATGCACCCAACATGGCCAGGAATCCAATTCAACACAAAAGAACCaagcatattgatgtgaggcatcactTTCTGAGGCACAATGTGGAGAAATGGTTGATATGTATGAAATTCTGTAGCACAGAAGACCAAAATGCAGATATCTTCACTAAAGCATTATGTAgagaacattttgaaagaaacagagtgaaGCTGGGGATGCTAAAACCCAATTGA